In Pirellulales bacterium, the following proteins share a genomic window:
- a CDS encoding BON domain-containing protein, with protein sequence MRRVLWSAALASIALSAGLVLAGDQETSQQIADSLSSRLKNYSVGVKVEDGTVWLNGFVANQKQMAMAIQTAQRCPGVERVVNNLAIGSVAPASTGSVHNTATSGGNTQLANNKFNDDAARPQIPQANMDMPEQARQQLALAGSNANLEGPASASVNGQSAQARPSNAQTSFANAQTSFANAQGSFANAQGAPGYFPGNGGYPMNTGYYASAPGASGNTNAAYYAPAPGGMAPAANGMRPMAPPQGPLPLAAANPTFRPAAMQGNPGNMGESIGAPQPMQPAAPMGAGAPAPYHFDHPQMPGYAWPSYAAYPNYGAVTYPKQYSPTAWPYIGPFYPYPQVPLGWRKVSLEWEDGWWFLDFKDSHNSK encoded by the coding sequence ATGCGACGTGTGTTATGGTCGGCAGCGCTTGCCAGCATTGCCTTATCCGCCGGTTTAGTTCTGGCCGGCGATCAAGAGACTTCGCAGCAAATTGCGGATAGCCTCAGCAGCCGTTTGAAGAATTATAGCGTGGGTGTAAAAGTAGAAGACGGCACCGTGTGGCTGAATGGTTTTGTCGCCAACCAAAAACAAATGGCCATGGCTATCCAAACGGCGCAGCGTTGTCCTGGCGTCGAGCGGGTCGTAAACAATTTGGCCATCGGCAGTGTTGCGCCAGCCTCGACTGGCAGCGTGCACAACACAGCAACCAGTGGCGGCAATACACAGTTAGCTAACAACAAATTCAACGACGACGCCGCACGCCCTCAAATTCCGCAAGCCAATATGGACATGCCGGAACAAGCCCGACAGCAGTTGGCGCTGGCCGGGTCCAACGCCAACTTGGAAGGCCCTGCCTCGGCAAGTGTCAATGGACAATCTGCCCAGGCACGCCCATCGAATGCACAAACCAGCTTTGCCAATGCACAAACCAGCTTTGCCAATGCACAAGGCAGCTTTGCCAATGCACAAGGCGCCCCGGGTTATTTTCCTGGGAACGGTGGATATCCGATGAATACTGGCTATTACGCCAGCGCCCCAGGCGCTTCCGGCAATACGAACGCAGCGTATTATGCTCCGGCTCCGGGTGGCATGGCGCCCGCCGCCAATGGCATGCGGCCGATGGCTCCGCCACAAGGCCCGCTACCGCTGGCCGCCGCCAATCCGACCTTTCGTCCTGCCGCGATGCAAGGCAATCCGGGCAACATGGGAGAATCCATTGGTGCGCCGCAACCGATGCAGCCAGCCGCGCCAATGGGCGCCGGGGCACCGGCTCCGTATCACTTCGACCATCCGCAAATGCCGGGCTATGCGTGGCCGAGTTATGCGGCGTATCCAAACTACGGTGCCGTGACATATCCGAAGCAATATTCACCGACTGCGTGGCCGTACATTGGTCCGTTCTATCCGTATCCGCAAGTGCCATTAGGTTGGCGGAAAGTGTCGTTGGAATGGGAAGACGGCTGGTGGTTCCTCGATTTCAAAGACTCGCATAACTCGAAGTAA
- a CDS encoding tetratricopeptide repeat protein yields MSNTAVRLLLKVTLGTVLCGALVRGACADEADDQFALASNHYASKHWDASAEAFHKFLHDHPDHANRCKAMFYEAESLVQLGRSAEAYPLFLDVLAEEPTGATARVALFGAAEAAVFNGQADEAQIRLLQFQSQFPGDSLNAKVSIYLGDLAMKAGDLSRAEQLYRESMQKYADQPITDQCRLNLIRIFEQQKQFEAAENMRHEVAQRGHSPWAETALLQLASQELVENRPQSALEQYKAIEEHFPSTPLLPQTHLGCGRALYQLAHYAEAEDVLGALTKNPAVEDDAQHWLALCQEADKQAKLAAEKRQQEAEVAAKQAEQKAKVATELRKAEAQKTQAVAKAKSDADADRAAKNNQSPVVAAPINPIQSTLKSILSSRRDPKAVPAPAPSSVAANTKENGDHPATKEPSAKEGSSANTTVDPFAATNPAASTDSTAAAAITTKPAGLQPVSPEVAAAQEEQTRRRSAVVRYQAAESMIRAHQYDRAIATLQIGDNSGDDPHSLANRYLLYTALQADKRSDEAQVTLDDLSEKLQVKLAASNSSSSSAQTTPLFPDDLTALRTLNDQVQMARATLLLSHEKYAEAIVPLQTYLDTPRKDVGAEKARYALTVSLTHVPGRLADAQKALEELKANHPSSAFIIPATEQVADAAYAANQYSLAATAFKDLAADGNPSDMVAKGLSGAAWCHLQMNEEEAADQAFAKFLERCPSDSRAPMAALARGQILERENHVQAALVVYREAIKRYGQSQQMPKYLHAAARLYDRVNQQQDAASLYQRLARDYPTYPEIDAVLYSWAWSLRDLGHAAESDKVFRLLYDNQPHSHYWADATYRLAERASQQGDNDTASAFLKQVVESSCPTPVLQHALFLQSQLAIAGEKWADAEPALTRIVRDFPDGSMHLAAEFWLAEIAYRAGDYTLAQQRFEELAPRAANGTEKWAAIVPLRRAQIFGQQKQWGAALELAASISHDYPQFSQQYEADYLIGRCLAEQADFDGARAAFDKVIHSSVGGKTELGAIAQWMTGETYYHQGNYSAALHEYLRTEVVYSYPHWQAAALLQAAKCYEQLGQAQQASEMYSRVLQSYPQTEFVAEASKRLVDTTRR; encoded by the coding sequence ATGTCCAACACTGCCGTTCGGCTGTTGTTGAAGGTTACGCTTGGCACTGTGTTGTGCGGCGCATTGGTGAGAGGGGCCTGCGCGGACGAGGCCGATGATCAATTCGCTCTTGCTTCCAACCATTACGCGTCGAAGCACTGGGATGCCTCGGCCGAGGCGTTCCACAAATTCTTGCACGATCATCCCGACCATGCCAATCGTTGCAAAGCCATGTTTTACGAAGCGGAGTCGCTAGTTCAGCTGGGCCGTAGCGCAGAAGCTTATCCGCTCTTTTTGGATGTGCTTGCGGAAGAACCGACCGGCGCCACGGCGCGAGTGGCCTTATTTGGCGCGGCGGAAGCGGCCGTGTTCAATGGACAAGCCGACGAAGCGCAAATTCGTTTGCTGCAATTTCAATCGCAATTCCCCGGCGACAGCCTCAACGCCAAGGTGTCAATCTACCTTGGTGATTTGGCGATGAAAGCCGGTGACCTTTCTCGCGCCGAGCAATTGTATCGCGAGTCGATGCAAAAATACGCCGACCAGCCGATCACCGACCAATGCCGCTTGAATTTAATCCGCATCTTCGAGCAGCAAAAACAATTTGAAGCTGCAGAAAATATGCGGCACGAAGTGGCCCAACGCGGCCATAGTCCGTGGGCAGAGACGGCGCTGTTACAACTGGCCAGTCAGGAACTTGTCGAAAACAGGCCGCAATCCGCTCTGGAGCAATACAAGGCGATTGAAGAGCATTTTCCCAGCACTCCGCTGCTGCCACAAACACATTTAGGTTGCGGGCGCGCCTTGTATCAGCTGGCGCATTATGCCGAGGCGGAAGATGTATTGGGCGCTTTGACGAAAAATCCTGCCGTCGAGGATGATGCGCAGCATTGGCTTGCGCTATGCCAGGAGGCCGACAAACAAGCCAAGCTTGCCGCTGAAAAGCGCCAACAGGAGGCGGAAGTCGCGGCCAAGCAAGCGGAACAGAAAGCAAAGGTCGCCACGGAACTGCGAAAGGCGGAAGCACAGAAAACCCAGGCGGTTGCCAAGGCAAAATCCGATGCAGACGCAGATCGTGCGGCGAAAAACAATCAATCGCCGGTTGTCGCAGCGCCCATCAACCCGATTCAATCGACCCTTAAATCGATTCTATCTTCGCGCCGCGACCCCAAAGCCGTTCCCGCACCTGCGCCATCGAGCGTGGCCGCCAATACCAAAGAAAACGGTGATCATCCGGCGACGAAAGAGCCCAGCGCGAAGGAGGGTTCCTCGGCGAACACGACCGTAGATCCGTTTGCGGCAACCAATCCTGCCGCTTCAACAGACAGCACTGCCGCGGCTGCGATCACAACGAAGCCAGCAGGATTACAACCGGTTTCGCCGGAAGTGGCCGCCGCCCAGGAAGAGCAAACTCGCCGCCGTTCCGCCGTAGTACGTTATCAGGCGGCGGAGAGCATGATTCGCGCCCACCAATACGATCGCGCCATTGCCACCTTGCAAATAGGAGATAATTCGGGCGACGACCCGCATTCACTGGCCAACCGCTATTTGTTGTATACCGCCTTGCAAGCCGACAAGCGAAGTGACGAGGCGCAAGTTACTCTGGACGATTTAAGTGAAAAGCTGCAAGTGAAGCTGGCGGCAAGCAATTCGTCGTCCAGTTCAGCGCAGACCACGCCACTTTTTCCGGACGATTTGACAGCTCTTCGCACGCTGAACGATCAGGTGCAAATGGCGCGCGCCACGCTATTGTTAAGCCATGAAAAATATGCCGAAGCGATCGTTCCATTGCAAACTTATTTAGACACACCGCGCAAAGACGTCGGTGCGGAAAAGGCCCGTTACGCTTTGACGGTTAGTTTGACGCACGTGCCGGGCCGCCTCGCCGACGCTCAGAAAGCATTGGAGGAGCTGAAAGCGAATCATCCCAGCAGTGCATTCATTATTCCCGCCACCGAACAAGTGGCTGACGCGGCCTACGCTGCTAACCAATATTCACTTGCCGCTACCGCATTCAAAGACTTGGCTGCCGACGGCAATCCGTCCGACATGGTCGCCAAGGGTTTGTCCGGCGCGGCCTGGTGTCATTTGCAAATGAATGAGGAAGAAGCCGCCGATCAAGCGTTCGCCAAATTTTTGGAGCGCTGCCCGAGCGATTCGCGAGCTCCTATGGCAGCCTTGGCGCGCGGCCAAATTCTGGAGCGTGAAAATCATGTTCAAGCCGCCTTGGTCGTTTATCGCGAAGCCATTAAGCGCTACGGTCAATCGCAGCAAATGCCAAAGTATTTGCACGCGGCGGCGCGGCTGTATGACCGGGTGAATCAGCAGCAGGATGCCGCTTCGTTGTATCAACGCTTAGCGCGAGATTATCCCACATATCCGGAAATTGACGCGGTCTTGTACAGTTGGGCCTGGTCGCTGCGCGATCTGGGACACGCTGCTGAATCGGATAAAGTGTTCCGGCTGTTGTACGACAATCAGCCGCATAGCCACTATTGGGCCGATGCCACGTATCGGTTGGCGGAGCGGGCTTCGCAACAAGGAGATAACGACACCGCCAGCGCATTTCTGAAGCAAGTTGTGGAAAGCAGCTGTCCGACGCCCGTGTTGCAACACGCTTTGTTTTTGCAATCGCAACTTGCAATTGCCGGCGAAAAGTGGGCAGACGCGGAGCCGGCGCTGACACGCATCGTTCGCGACTTTCCTGATGGTTCCATGCATTTAGCAGCCGAATTCTGGCTCGCAGAAATTGCCTACCGCGCCGGCGATTATACGCTGGCTCAGCAGCGATTTGAAGAACTTGCCCCACGGGCGGCCAATGGAACCGAGAAATGGGCGGCCATTGTGCCATTGCGGCGCGCGCAAATTTTCGGACAACAGAAGCAATGGGGCGCCGCCCTGGAGTTGGCAGCATCTATTTCCCACGATTATCCGCAGTTCTCGCAGCAATATGAGGCGGATTACCTGATTGGCCGCTGCCTGGCGGAGCAGGCCGATTTTGACGGGGCTCGTGCCGCCTTCGATAAAGTGATCCACTCCAGCGTCGGCGGAAAAACAGAACTAGGCGCCATTGCCCAATGGATGACCGGAGAAACCTATTATCACCAGGGCAATTACTCGGCCGCCTTGCACGAATATTTGCGTACCGAGGTGGTTTACTCATACCCGCACTGGCAGGCCGCCGCGTTGCTCCAGGCCGCTAAATGTTACGAGCAGTTAGGTCAAGCGCAACAAGCCTCCGAAATGTATAGTCGTGTGTTGCAAAGTTATCCGCAAACAGAATTCGTGGCCGAAGCGAGCAAGCGGTTAGTTGATACGACACGGAGATAA
- a CDS encoding MotA/TolQ/ExbB proton channel family protein has protein sequence MKIAVASGRRTFAITAIATLLVCSNFLLAQSWAQNTPAQNSAPIAVPQAAAGGELPPADDSLGIANKSLLKIIRDGGFVMYPLFLCSFVLLMFTFERAISLRTGRVIPGPFIKRFLHQLQDGQLDRDEARLVCEENGSSVARIFEAAVRKWGRPAVEVEQAVIDSGERVAGDLRRYLRIFNGVVTIGPLLGLLGTVFGMIRSFSDIAASENTGRLETLSHGISEALFCTATGLSVAIPAVVLHLYFVSRVDRLVIQLDTLGQDVVNTISAEALQEAGQSRRSRKSAA, from the coding sequence ATGAAAATTGCCGTTGCTTCGGGTCGTCGAACGTTTGCCATTACGGCCATTGCCACGCTGCTGGTGTGCAGTAACTTCTTGTTGGCGCAGTCGTGGGCACAGAACACGCCGGCTCAAAACTCGGCCCCGATAGCGGTTCCACAAGCAGCAGCCGGCGGCGAATTACCGCCGGCCGACGATAGTTTGGGGATCGCCAATAAAAGCCTGCTGAAAATTATTCGAGACGGCGGATTCGTAATGTATCCGTTGTTTCTCTGCTCGTTCGTATTGCTGATGTTCACCTTCGAACGGGCCATCAGCTTGCGTACTGGCCGCGTGATCCCGGGTCCATTCATCAAGCGTTTCTTGCATCAGTTGCAGGATGGGCAATTAGATCGGGATGAAGCTCGGCTGGTATGCGAAGAAAACGGCAGCTCGGTGGCGCGAATTTTTGAGGCCGCGGTTCGAAAATGGGGCCGGCCGGCAGTCGAAGTGGAACAAGCCGTGATCGATTCCGGCGAGCGCGTCGCCGGCGATTTGCGCCGTTACCTTCGCATTTTCAACGGCGTGGTGACCATCGGCCCCCTGTTGGGCTTACTGGGCACAGTGTTTGGCATGATCCGCTCGTTCAGCGATATTGCCGCGTCGGAAAACACCGGACGCTTGGAGACCTTGTCGCACGGCATCAGCGAAGCATTATTTTGCACGGCAACTGGGCTCTCGGTCGCGATCCCCGCCGTGGTGTTGCATTTGTATTTTGTGAGCCGCGTGGATCGTCTGGTCATTCAGCTCGATACACTCGGTCAGGACGTGGTGAACACCATCTCCGCCGAAGCATTGCAAGAAGCCGGCCAATCGCGCCGCAGCCGCAAATCGGCCGCATGA